One stretch of Pantanalinema sp. DNA includes these proteins:
- a CDS encoding methionine ABC transporter permease, translated as MATLEKLTLLAPEILQASQETALMLAIGLLAAVLVGGPLGVLLHLTQPQQLLERRLLNALLEWSVNLVRSFPFIILMVALVPFTRLVTGTSIGPLAAAVPLSLAAIAYLARLVEQSLKEVPRGVVEAARAMGASPVQIVLKVLLPEARAGLVSGLTILCVSFLSYSAVAGVVGGGGIGDLAVRYGYYRYQTDVMLVLVALLVVVVQVIQWLGNRLSAKLDKR; from the coding sequence ATGGCAACCCTGGAAAAACTGACCCTGCTTGCGCCCGAGATCCTGCAAGCCTCGCAAGAGACCGCCCTGATGCTCGCCATCGGCCTCCTGGCCGCCGTCCTGGTGGGCGGACCGCTCGGCGTGCTGCTCCATCTCACCCAGCCGCAGCAGCTCCTCGAGCGGCGCCTCCTGAACGCCCTGCTCGAGTGGAGCGTGAACCTGGTCCGCTCGTTCCCGTTCATCATCCTGATGGTCGCGCTGGTGCCCTTCACCCGCCTGGTGACGGGCACCAGCATCGGCCCGCTGGCCGCAGCCGTGCCGCTTTCCCTCGCGGCGATCGCCTACCTGGCCCGCCTCGTCGAGCAGAGCCTGAAGGAAGTGCCCCGCGGCGTCGTCGAAGCCGCGCGAGCGATGGGCGCGAGCCCGGTGCAGATCGTCCTCAAGGTCCTTCTGCCCGAGGCGCGCGCAGGCCTCGTCTCGGGGCTGACCATCCTGTGCGTCAGCTTCCTCTCCTACTCGGCGGTGGCCGGTGTCGTCGGTGGCGGAGGGATCGGGGACCTGGCCGTGCGCTACGGCTACTACCGCTACCAGACCGACGTCATGCTCGTCCTGGTGGCGCTGCTCGTCGTCGTGGTCCAGGTGATCCAGTGGCTCGGAAACCGGCTGTCCGCCAAGCTGGACAAGCGCTGA
- a CDS encoding ATP-binding cassette domain-containing protein: MIRLEGISKRYGHPGGGDFEALAQTSLTVAAGEIFGLIGYSGAGKSTLLRVMNLLERPDTGIVTIDGEDLTALSTAALRRSQREIGMVFQQFNLLSNRTVAANIAFPLEIAGWKKPAIQARVAECLEIVQLSDRADHYPAQLSGGQKQRVGIARALAPRPKVILADEPTSALDPRTTRSILDCLKAINRDFGVTIVLVTHDMHVVRAICHRAALLDQGRVVEVLAVQDGEARPATVLAQSLLEV; this comes from the coding sequence ATGATTCGACTGGAAGGCATCAGCAAACGCTACGGCCACCCCGGCGGGGGCGACTTCGAGGCCCTCGCCCAGACCTCGCTCACCGTCGCGGCCGGCGAGATCTTCGGCCTCATCGGCTACTCCGGCGCGGGCAAGTCCACCCTCTTGCGCGTGATGAACCTGCTCGAGCGCCCCGACACCGGGATCGTCACCATCGACGGCGAGGATCTCACCGCGCTCTCGACGGCGGCCCTGCGCCGCTCGCAGCGGGAAATCGGGATGGTCTTCCAGCAGTTCAACCTGCTTTCGAACCGCACCGTGGCAGCCAACATCGCCTTTCCGCTCGAGATCGCCGGCTGGAAGAAGCCCGCGATCCAGGCCCGCGTCGCCGAATGCCTGGAAATCGTTCAGCTGAGCGATCGCGCCGACCACTACCCCGCCCAGCTATCGGGCGGCCAGAAGCAGCGCGTGGGCATCGCGCGCGCCCTGGCGCCGCGCCCCAAGGTCATCCTGGCCGACGAGCCCACCTCGGCCCTCGATCCCCGGACCACCCGCAGCATTCTCGATTGCCTGAAAGCGATCAACCGCGACTTCGGCGTCACCATCGTCCTGGTGACCCACGACATGCACGTGGTGCGCGCGATCTGCCACCGGGCGGCCCTGCTCGATCAGGGCCGCGTCGTGGAGGTGCTGGCGGTCCAAGACGGCGAGGCACGCCCCGCCACCGTCCTCGCCCAATCGCTCTTGGAGGTCTAG